The following proteins come from a genomic window of Notamacropus eugenii isolate mMacEug1 chromosome X, mMacEug1.pri_v2, whole genome shotgun sequence:
- the GPR101 gene encoding probable G-protein coupled receptor 101 → MSLSQELSNSTHLPGDPSNSTCDSGGGNGGNSSINRGNSSGNSSGSSDGSEGHSMISLFHCIVRISLLSSFICVSLLGNTLLLLVFRRKPQLLQVANRFILNLLIADLFQTAVVMPWVVAGSLPSFWPLSQNLCTTMVTLMHLFAYASINTIIVVSIDRYLSIIYPLSYPNKMTSTWGGMFILGTWIISLIQSAPPAIGWGEIDFDKESSLCIVVWSSSVSYTILNILLSFLCPVAILVGCYGMVFRAARRQNALVHPMRPRNLQEPVEESSVAVEEGSEEEEEDGDGIIPIPRSFQASPQRCPAKPNPYHCKAARVIFVIIASFILCIGPYCMLAAISAGVGAAPPWVNSCISLLFFLQCCLHPYTYGYMHKSIKKELTLALLGLFCKRPPRGQNSSTDNNFAMTMTMTESRTFPSHFSLTPAWKS, encoded by the coding sequence ATGTCTCTGTCCCAGGAACTCAGTAATTCCACTCATCTCCCCGGAGATCCGAGCAACAGCACTTGTGACAGTGGTGGTGGCAATGGAGGTAACAGCAGCATTAACAGAGGTAACAGCAGTGGCAACAGCAGTGGCAGTAGCGATGGCAGTGAGGGACACTCGATGATCAGCCTTTTCCACTGCATAGTCcgcatctctctcctctcttccttcatctgCGTCTCTCTCCTGGGGAACACCCTGCTGCTGCTCGTGTTCCGTCGGAAGCCCCAGCTGTTGCAGGTTGCCAACCGCTTCATACTCAACCTCCTCATCGCAGATCTGTTCCAGACAGCCGTGGTGATGCCATGGGTGGTGGCAGgctccctgccttccttctggCCCCTCAGCCAAAATCTGTGCACGACTATGGTTACCCTGATGCACCTCTTTGCCTATGCCTCTATCAACACTATCATTGTGGTGTCCATCGACAGGTACCTGTCTATCATCTACCCCCTGTCCTATCCCAACAAGATGACATCCACCTGGGGAGGTATGTTCATCCTTGGCACTTGGATCATCAGTCTGATTCAGAGCGCACCACCTGCAATTGGCTGGGGGGAGATTGACTTTGACAAGGAGAGCTCTCTGTGCATTGTTGTCTGGAGCTCAAGCGTCTCTTACACCATCCTGAATATCCTGCTGTCCTTCCTCTGCCCAGTGGCCATCCTGGTGGGGTGCTATGGAATGGTGTTCCGGGCAGCCCGAAGGCAGAATGCTCTCGTGCATCCCATGAGGCCTCGAAACCTGCAGGAACCAGTGGAGGAGAGCAGTGTTGCTGTAGAAGAGGgtagtgaggaagaggaggaggatggcgATGGCATCATCCCAATCCCTCGATCCTTCCAGGCCAGTCCCCAGAGGTGCCCTGCGAAGCCCAACCCTTACCACTGCAAGGCTGCCCGGGTGATCTTTGTCATCATTGCCTCCTTCATCCTGTGCATCGGACCTTACTGCATGCTGGCTGCCATCTCTGCTGGGGTGGGAGCAGCCCCTCCTTGGGTCAACTCCTGTATCTCCCTGCTCTTCTTTCTGCAGTGCTGCCTCCACCCTTACACCTATGGATACATGCACAAGAGCATCAAGAAAGAGCTCACCTTGGCCTTGCTTGGGCTGTTCTGCAAAAGGCCACCCCGGGGCCAGAACTCCAGCACCGACAACAACTTTGCCATGACGATGACGATGACCGAGAGCCGAACTTTTCCTTCCCACTTCTCTTTGACTCCAGCCTGGAAATCCTAG